GCCAATCTCGAAAACGGCGATCCGGAGCTGCTGCTGGCCTCCCTCTGTCGCTTCTCACGGTTCCTGCCCCAGCCACAGAAGGAAAGATTCCTTGATTACATGAGGCCGGCTTCATGAACCGCGTTCGTCCAAAAGAGCGCCCGGTCCGGCTGGACGCCGATTCGTGCAGGAGCCTCCGGCAGCAAGTACTCCAGCGCGACGGCTGGCGCTGCCAGAACTGCGGGAGAACTACTCAGCTCGAAGTTCACCACCTCCGCTTCCGCAGTCAGCAGGGCGAGGACGCCGAGAGCAATCTCATCACGCTCTGCGCTGAGTGTCACGAGAGGGCTCACTCGACAGGGCCAAACGTCGCTTAGGAGTCAAGCCCCTTAAGTCCAGATTCATGACCCGGCTAGATAGGGTTCAAATCTCAAGGCGTAATTTTGCGAAACGAACCCAATAAGTGCTTTGTTTTCAATCCAGCGATCTGGAACTACGAGTGATTAGCGGATGTCGCAGAGTGAACGTCGTGAACATCGTGGACGTTCCTTTGGTAACCCAAAGTAACGGCTGGCAGATTACCCGTGGAATTGTCGCTTCCCGAGGCCGCGCCCACCCGCCAAAATCGCGGTTTTCCGCGTGTTCTTCGGCCCGGAAGTCGTTGTTCCGAAATGGAATTGCCGCTCGCTCGGGCTGCGTGTTACCTTCGCCCAGTCGGCCCTCGCCACCATGATCCGCTCCTATCCATGATCCGCTCCTACCAGGGACACAGCCCGCAGATCGCCGCCACCTGCTTTGTGGATCCCTCGGCCCAGCTCATCGGCGACGTCACCCTGGGCGAGCACGCGAGCGTATGGATGAACGCCGTGCTGCGCGGCGACGTCAACTCCATCCGCGTGGGCTCGAACTCCAACATCCAGGATTGCTCCGTGCTGCACGGCATGCTCGGCAAGTACCCGGTCGAGGTAGGCGAGTGGGTCACCGTCGGCCACTCCGTCACCCTGCACGGCTGCGTAGTCGAGAACCGCTGCCTCATCGGCATGGGCTCGGTCATCCTCAACAACGCCCGCATCGGCTCGGGCTCCATCATCGCCGCCGGCACCGTCATCCCGGAGAACACCGTGGTCGAGCCGCAGTCGCTGTGGATGGGAGTCCCGGGAAAGTTCAAGAAGAAGCTGGGCGAGGCGGACCAGGAGACCATCCTGCGGTACGCGAGAAACTATCTGGGATA
This genomic window from Terriglobales bacterium contains:
- a CDS encoding gamma carbonic anhydrase family protein, with amino-acid sequence MIRSYQGHSPQIAATCFVDPSAQLIGDVTLGEHASVWMNAVLRGDVNSIRVGSNSNIQDCSVLHGMLGKYPVEVGEWVTVGHSVTLHGCVVENRCLIGMGSVILNNARIGSGSIIAAGTVIPENTVVEPQSLWMGVPGKFKKKLGEADQETILRYARNYLGYKDQYLRESGVK